The segment GGCGGCGCAGCGAAGTGGAAGCCGGGCAGGCGGGCAATGCCTTGTTCCTCTTGGAACACCTTCCGGTTATTACCCTTGGCCGCAATTTCCAGTCGCAGAACCTCCTGAAAAGCGAGTCCGAGTTGCAGTCTCTCGGATTTGAGCTGTGCCGGGTTGATCGCGGAGGCGATGCCACCTACCACGGGCCGGGGCAACTTGTAGCCTATCCCATTCTGAACCTCAATGCGTGGAATCCCTCTATCAAATGGTACTTGCGCACGTTAGAGAGCGTATTGATCGCCCAACTTGCGGAGTACGGGCTTGATGCAGAGCGCGTGGAGGGTTACACCGGCGTTTGGGTGGGCGGGGCGAAGGTCGCCGCAATCGGCGTTGGACTTCACGGCTGGGTGACATTCCACGGCATCGCGTTGAATGTCGACCCGGATATGACTCACTTCACCTACATCATTCCATGCGGAATCGCTGACAAACCCGTGACGTCGCTGCGGCAACTGCTCGGAACCCCACCGCCGATGGAACAAGTGATGGATGATTTTGAGTGGCATTTCCGAAAGGTGTTTGGCGAATGCCGCTAATTCTGTCGCTTCGCCCCGTTCAGAAACTCCAGACAAATGGAATCAGCGAGACAGCGGTGATAAACACGACGAAGTCGAGCGGAAGGCCCACTTTGAGGAAATCGCTGAAACGGTAGCCGCCAGGTCCGTAGACCATGAGGTGAGTCTGGTAGCCGATGGGCAGCGCAAAGGCGGCAGATGCCGCAATCGTAACCGCCATCACAAAGGGGCGTGGGTGAACCCCCATTTCTCCGGCCATCGCGACAGCAAATGGATAGATGAGGACGGCCGCGGCATTGTTGCTAATAAGTTCCGTCGCGACGTTCGTCATAAGGTAGACCACAACCAACACCGCGAACGGACCCAGCACTCCCGCGTGCTGCACGAC is part of the Candidatus Hydrogenedentota bacterium genome and harbors:
- the lipB gene encoding lipoyl(octanoyl) transferase LipB, whose translation is MDRTIETIRIAGPVSYADLYNRQIRRRSEVEAGQAGNALFLLEHLPVITLGRNFQSQNLLKSESELQSLGFELCRVDRGGDATYHGPGQLVAYPILNLNAWNPSIKWYLRTLESVLIAQLAEYGLDAERVEGYTGVWVGGAKVAAIGVGLHGWVTFHGIALNVDPDMTHFTYIIPCGIADKPVTSLRQLLGTPPPMEQVMDDFEWHFRKVFGECR